CGCCGGCGCTGGTGGGGGAGCCGGCCGCTGCGGATGCCTATGTGGTCCAGCGCCTGCGTGCTGCTGGCGTGGTGGTGTTGGGCAAGACCAACCTCAGTGAATGGGTCGGTATGCGTGACTGGAGCACAATGCCGCTTGGCTGGAGTGGGCGCGGTGGGCAGACGCGCAGTGCCTTGGGGCTCGACTTCCCGGTGCGTGGCTCAAGTTCTGGCTCGGCAGTGGCGGTCAGTGCTGGCTACGCACCGATGGCCGTCGCGACCGAGACCAGTGGATCGCTGGTGGGACCGGCGGTGGTCAGTGGGGTCGTCGGGTTGCGCCCGACGCTGGGCCTGCTCGACCAGTCCGGCCTGGTGCCGCTGACGAAGCGACAGGACACCGCGGGGCCCATGGCGCGCAACGTCATGGATGCTGCGTTGCTGCTCGATGCGATGTTCGGGGTCGACGGACCTGGCCCTGTGGTCGAGGGCGCCCCTACGGCGTTGATCGACTACGCATCAGGGCTGCAGAGCAATGCGCTGCAGGGCGCGAAACTGGGCTACCCGGCAATGGCTGCCGACGGCACCCCGCTGAATCAGCACCCTGAGTTCGCCATCATGGCCGCCAGGCTGGAGCGTGCCGGCGCGACGCTGGTGCCCGTTGATTTCACCTTCCCGGCGCTGAACGAGGCGCAGATCGTTGTGTTGTGCGTCGACGTGAAACGCGAGCTGGCGACCTACCTGGCCGGCCGGCCTGGTATTGCAGTGAAGACCCTGGCTGACGTGATTGCCTTCAACATCGCCAATCCTGATGAGGCGGGCTATGGCCAGGACATGTTGCTGCTTGCCGAATCAGTGAACATTCCCGAGCCGCTCTACCAGGTGTTCGCGGAGCAATTACGCAA
The window above is part of the Pseudomonas muyukensis genome. Proteins encoded here:
- a CDS encoding amidase family protein, whose translation is MHLSALNPAALLNSAARASSEFDGPAFTSIIEADSSDFASMSALKTRLEDGSLTSVQLVTRALARIAALDREGPSLRAVIETNSEALSIAASLDAERAAGTLRGPLHGIPVLIKDSVDTGDLMQTSAGSPALVGEPAAADAYVVQRLRAAGVVVLGKTNLSEWVGMRDWSTMPLGWSGRGGQTRSALGLDFPVRGSSSGSAVAVSAGYAPMAVATETSGSLVGPAVVSGVVGLRPTLGLLDQSGLVPLTKRQDTAGPMARNVMDAALLLDAMFGVDGPGPVVEGAPTALIDYASGLQSNALQGAKLGYPAMAADGTPLNQHPEFAIMAARLERAGATLVPVDFTFPALNEAQIVVLCVDVKRELATYLAGRPGIAVKTLADVIAFNIANPDEAGYGQDMLLLAESVNIPEPLYQVFAEQLRNESRKLIDDALAAHGLVALVDLTLGRLAGYGAQAGYPGLTVPAGRGPSGRPMGLYFTASKWTDQTLLSLGYAFEQVAD